The following are from one region of the Mycolicibacterium helvum genome:
- a CDS encoding cystathionine gamma-lyase, with protein MSDRYGDSTRAVKAVSSQPIPGDPVGPGPVLASAFHLSDDEGTEANTYGRGSNPTWRQLESALAQLEGATAALTFGSGMAAITAALRVTAKPGSVLVVPADGYYQVRRYATESLAPLGVTVRGATAEQIYLAAQDADVVLAETPANPALDVVDLHRLAQICRRRGARLLVDNTTATPLGQQPLSLGADLVVASATKALSGHSDVLAGYAAGSHPELMAALERERLLSGAILGSFEAWLVLRSLGSVGLRFERQCQNALALATAVARHPSVRSVRYPGLPDDPSYPAAAAQMRRFGGLVSLELADAAAVHALVRRSELLVASTSFGGIHTSVDRRARWGDPVADGFARISAGIEDTDDLLADVLAALDA; from the coding sequence ATGAGCGATCGTTACGGCGATTCCACCCGCGCTGTCAAAGCGGTGAGCTCCCAGCCGATTCCGGGTGATCCGGTCGGACCGGGCCCAGTGCTGGCGTCGGCGTTCCATCTTTCCGACGACGAGGGCACTGAGGCCAACACGTATGGCCGCGGCTCCAACCCGACCTGGCGCCAGCTCGAGTCGGCACTGGCCCAGCTGGAAGGTGCCACCGCCGCGCTGACCTTCGGATCGGGGATGGCCGCCATCACCGCGGCGCTACGAGTGACGGCCAAACCTGGTTCGGTGCTGGTTGTTCCGGCTGACGGTTACTACCAGGTTCGCCGCTATGCCACCGAAAGCCTTGCCCCGCTTGGGGTCACGGTTCGCGGGGCGACCGCCGAGCAGATCTACCTGGCCGCGCAGGACGCGGATGTGGTGCTGGCCGAAACCCCGGCGAACCCCGCGCTGGACGTGGTGGATCTGCACCGGCTGGCGCAGATCTGCCGCCGCCGGGGGGCACGGCTGCTGGTCGACAACACCACCGCAACCCCACTGGGACAACAGCCCCTGTCGCTGGGCGCCGATCTCGTGGTGGCCAGCGCCACCAAGGCGCTGTCCGGTCACAGTGACGTGCTGGCGGGTTACGCCGCGGGCAGCCACCCCGAACTGATGGCCGCGTTGGAGCGCGAGCGGTTGCTCTCCGGTGCGATCCTCGGTTCGTTCGAAGCATGGCTGGTGTTGCGCAGCCTCGGCAGCGTCGGACTGCGCTTCGAGCGCCAGTGTCAGAACGCGCTGGCGCTCGCGACTGCCGTGGCGCGCCACCCGAGCGTCCGGTCGGTGCGATACCCGGGGCTGCCCGACGATCCGTCCTACCCGGCGGCCGCCGCCCAGATGCGCCGCTTCGGCGGACTGGTGTCCCTCGAACTCGCCGACGCGGCCGCGGTGCATGCCCTGGTGCGCCGCAGTGAGCTGCTGGTCGCCTCGACTAGCTTCGGCGGTATCCACACCTCGGTGGACCGCCGCGCCCGCTGGGGCGATCCGGTGGCGGACGGGTTTGCCCGGATCTCAGCCGGTATCGAGGACACCGATGATCTCCTCGCCGACGTCCTGGCTGCCCTCGATGCCTGA
- a CDS encoding D-alanine--D-alanine ligase family protein, giving the protein MPSDRPRIRVAVIYGGRSSEHAISCVSAGSILRNLDPERFEVVAVGITPQGSWVLTDGSPETLAIADRQLPEVTGESGTALALAADPLRRGELVSLGQTPGQMLTAVDVVFPVLHGPYGEDGTIQGLLELAGVPYVGAGVFASAAGMDKEFTKKLLAAAGLPIGDHVVLRAQQNALTLDEIERLGFPMFVKPARGGSSIGVSRVANADELAAAIADARRHDPKVIIEAAIPGRELECGVLEFPDGSVQASAIGEIRVAPVLGRDDGFYDFATKYLDDGAELDVPAKVDDDVAEELQRLAIQTFKALDCQGLARVDFFLTDDGPVVNEINTMPGFTTISMYPRMWAASGIDYPTLVSTMVETALARGTGLR; this is encoded by the coding sequence CTGCCGTCGGACCGGCCCCGGATCCGCGTCGCTGTCATCTATGGGGGCCGCAGCTCCGAGCACGCGATTTCCTGTGTGTCGGCGGGCAGCATCCTGCGGAATCTCGACCCGGAGCGTTTCGAGGTCGTCGCCGTCGGCATCACCCCGCAGGGCTCGTGGGTGCTGACCGACGGCAGTCCAGAGACCCTGGCCATCGCCGACCGGCAACTGCCCGAGGTCACCGGCGAGTCGGGCACCGCGCTGGCGTTGGCGGCCGATCCGCTGCGCCGCGGGGAGCTGGTGTCGCTCGGGCAGACTCCCGGTCAGATGCTGACGGCGGTCGACGTGGTCTTCCCCGTTCTGCACGGTCCCTACGGTGAAGACGGCACAATCCAGGGCCTGTTGGAATTGGCGGGGGTGCCCTACGTGGGCGCCGGGGTGTTCGCCAGCGCCGCGGGCATGGACAAGGAATTCACCAAGAAGCTACTGGCCGCCGCCGGGCTGCCGATCGGCGATCACGTTGTGTTGCGCGCACAGCAGAATGCGTTGACGCTGGACGAGATTGAGCGACTGGGCTTTCCGATGTTCGTCAAACCGGCGCGCGGTGGATCGTCGATCGGGGTGAGTCGGGTCGCCAACGCTGACGAGCTCGCTGCTGCGATCGCCGATGCCCGCCGCCACGATCCGAAAGTGATCATCGAGGCCGCTATCCCGGGCCGCGAGCTCGAATGCGGAGTGCTCGAATTCCCGGACGGCTCAGTGCAAGCCAGCGCCATCGGTGAGATCCGGGTGGCTCCAGTCTTGGGCCGCGATGACGGCTTCTATGACTTCGCCACCAAATACCTTGACGACGGCGCCGAACTCGACGTGCCGGCCAAGGTCGACGACGACGTCGCAGAAGAATTGCAGCGCTTGGCGATTCAGACGTTCAAGGCGCTGGACTGCCAGGGCCTGGCCCGGGTGGACTTCTTCCTCACCGACGACGGCCCGGTGGTCAACGAGATCAACACCATGCCCGGCTTCACGACGATCTCGATGTACCCCCGGATGTGGGCCGCCAGCGGCATCGACTACCCGACGCTGGTGAGCACCATGGTCGAGACCGCCCTGGCCCGCGGAACCGGGCTGCGCTGA
- a CDS encoding thiamine-phosphate kinase — protein MIDRLVSGRRQPAGVSVGPGDDAAVLSTPDGRTVVTTDMLVEGRHFRLDWSAPRDVGRKAIAQNAADIESMGARCSAFVVGFGAPPDTAAAQVQELADGMWQEVAGLGAGIVGGDLVASPQWVVSVTALGDLGGRAPVLRSGARAGSVVAVAGELGRSAAGYLLWHKGIEGFDDLRRWHLVPRPPYGQGIVAAQAGAQAMTDVSDGLLADLRHIADGSGVRIDLAAEALRPDADAVSAAAAAAGVDPLALVLSGGEDHALVACFPGAVPAGWRVIGTVADGAPEVRVDGQPWTGSAGWQSFD, from the coding sequence ATGATCGACCGGCTGGTGTCGGGTCGACGTCAGCCCGCCGGGGTCAGCGTCGGGCCCGGTGACGATGCGGCCGTACTGAGCACGCCAGACGGGCGGACCGTCGTCACCACCGACATGCTGGTGGAAGGGCGCCACTTTCGACTGGATTGGTCGGCGCCCCGTGACGTCGGCCGAAAGGCCATCGCGCAGAATGCCGCCGACATCGAGTCGATGGGCGCGCGGTGCAGCGCATTCGTCGTCGGGTTCGGTGCGCCGCCGGATACCGCTGCGGCACAGGTGCAGGAGCTGGCCGACGGAATGTGGCAGGAAGTCGCGGGATTGGGCGCCGGGATCGTCGGCGGCGATCTGGTGGCTAGTCCGCAGTGGGTGGTGTCGGTGACCGCGCTGGGTGATCTCGGCGGCCGCGCCCCGGTGTTGCGCAGCGGCGCACGCGCCGGATCGGTGGTGGCCGTTGCCGGTGAGCTCGGCCGATCCGCGGCCGGATATCTGCTGTGGCACAAGGGGATCGAAGGGTTCGACGATCTGCGCCGGTGGCACCTGGTACCGCGGCCCCCGTACGGGCAGGGGATCGTGGCCGCGCAGGCGGGCGCGCAGGCCATGACCGATGTCTCCGACGGGTTGCTCGCCGACCTGCGGCATATCGCCGACGGCTCTGGGGTGAGGATCGATCTCGCCGCCGAGGCGCTGCGGCCCGATGCGGACGCGGTCAGCGCCGCGGCCGCGGCGGCCGGCGTCGACCCGTTGGCGCTGGTGCTCTCCGGTGGTGAAGATCACGCGCTCGTCGCATGCTTCCCCGGTGCCGTGCCCGCGGGTTGGCGGGTGATCGGCACGGTGGCCGACGGTGCACCCGAGGTTCGGGTGGACGGGCAGCCCTGGACCGGCTCGGCGGGTTGGCAGTCCTTCGACTGA
- the cofC gene encoding 2-phospho-L-lactate guanylyltransferase: MSGPADVGVIIAVKRLVAAKTRLSPVFEAGTREQVVLAMLIDTITAARAVSAVQSITVVTPDDTASATARELGAAVLRDTTPPTDPDPLNAAVRFAWSTVSNQTVNTVVLQGDLPALQTDELTEALAQARSYRRSFVADRHGSGTAALFAFGTALDPLLGNDSARRHRDSGAVELTGAWPGLRCDIDTVDDLQSAQLLGVGAATTRAIAHQ; this comes from the coding sequence ATGAGCGGCCCAGCCGATGTCGGTGTGATCATCGCGGTCAAGCGCCTCGTGGCCGCCAAAACCAGACTGAGTCCGGTCTTCGAGGCGGGCACCCGCGAACAGGTCGTCCTCGCGATGCTGATCGACACCATCACCGCGGCCCGTGCGGTCAGCGCCGTCCAATCGATTACGGTCGTGACCCCCGACGACACCGCATCGGCGACCGCACGTGAACTCGGCGCGGCTGTGTTGAGAGACACCACACCACCAACCGATCCCGACCCGCTGAACGCCGCGGTCCGGTTCGCCTGGTCCACCGTCTCCAACCAGACTGTCAATACTGTTGTGCTGCAAGGTGATCTACCAGCTCTGCAGACCGACGAGCTGACCGAGGCGCTGGCGCAAGCCCGGTCATATCGGCGTAGCTTCGTGGCCGACCGCCACGGCAGCGGCACCGCGGCACTGTTCGCGTTCGGCACTGCGCTGGATCCACTGCTCGGCAATGACTCGGCCCGCCGGCACCGCGACTCCGGGGCGGTGGAGCTGACCGGCGCCTGGCCCGGCCTGCGCTGCGATATCGACACCGTCGACGACCTGCAATCAGCACAGCTTCTCGGTGTCGGGGCGGCGACCACCAGGGCAATCGCGCATCAATGA
- a CDS encoding Lrp/AsnC ligand binding domain-containing protein encodes MVEAYMLIQTEVGRAEVVAKQVAALPGVLSSEYVTGPYDVVVRIGSASEDDLAATIVPSIQQITGITRTLTCPIADAD; translated from the coding sequence GTGGTGGAGGCCTACATGCTGATCCAGACCGAGGTCGGCCGCGCCGAGGTCGTCGCCAAGCAGGTGGCCGCGCTGCCAGGAGTGCTGTCGTCGGAGTACGTGACCGGACCGTACGACGTGGTGGTGCGAATCGGCTCCGCCAGCGAAGACGACCTCGCCGCCACCATCGTGCCCAGCATCCAGCAGATCACCGGGATCACCCGGACCCTCACCTGCCCCATCGCCGATGCCGACTGA
- a CDS encoding DUF3515 domain-containing protein: MPTEPAPVSTQETTRDAPPRALLIAGVVVGVVSIGTVLGVAATRQAPVQPVVIASVPAPKADSSTCKALLEALPVNLGEFHRVAAANPVPPGAAAWRGEADNFPVVMRCGIDRPAEFVVGSPIQMVDAVQWFRLDDPDIDHSTWVAVDRPVYVALTLPTQSGPTPIQTLSDVIARTMPAVAIDPNPAR; the protein is encoded by the coding sequence ATGCCGACTGAACCTGCCCCCGTCTCCACCCAAGAGACCACGCGGGACGCTCCGCCCCGCGCCCTGCTGATCGCGGGCGTGGTGGTGGGGGTCGTCTCGATTGGCACCGTCCTCGGTGTCGCGGCCACCCGCCAGGCCCCGGTCCAGCCGGTGGTCATCGCGTCGGTGCCGGCGCCCAAAGCCGATTCCTCGACGTGTAAAGCCCTGCTCGAAGCGCTGCCGGTCAACCTCGGCGAATTCCACCGGGTGGCCGCGGCAAATCCGGTGCCGCCGGGAGCGGCGGCCTGGCGGGGCGAGGCGGACAACTTTCCCGTCGTCATGCGGTGCGGGATCGACCGGCCGGCCGAATTCGTGGTCGGCTCCCCCATCCAGATGGTCGATGCCGTGCAATGGTTCCGGCTCGACGATCCCGACATCGACCACAGCACCTGGGTCGCCGTGGACCGCCCGGTCTACGTGGCGCTGACGCTGCCGACGCAGTCCGGTCCGACTCCTATCCAGACGTTGTCGGATGTGATCGCGCGCACCATGCCTGCGGTTGCGATCGATCCGAACCCGGCGCGCTGA
- a CDS encoding NAD(P)H-dependent glycerol-3-phosphate dehydrogenase, whose protein sequence is MTMTSTVGTAAVMGAGAWGTALAKVLADAGSEVRLWARRAEVADEINATHINAPYLPGITLPGAIRATTDAAEALDGLTTVLLAVPSQTLRTNLDRWRGLIADGATLVSLAKGIELGSLMRMSQVIAQVTAVDPSQVAVVSGPNLADEIADEQPAATVVACTDSGRAVALQRALSTGYFRPYTNADVIGTEIGGACKNVIALACGMAAGVGLGENTAAAIITRGLAEIMRLGIAVGAKSATLAGLAGVGDLVATCTSSHSRNRSFGERLGQGGTMEAAQLAAGGHVAEGVASCESILALASSYDVEMPLTDAVHRVCHKGLLVDQAVALLLGRSTKPE, encoded by the coding sequence ATGACCATGACCAGCACGGTGGGAACCGCGGCGGTGATGGGCGCCGGCGCCTGGGGAACCGCATTGGCCAAGGTGCTGGCCGACGCCGGTTCCGAGGTCCGGCTATGGGCGCGCCGCGCCGAGGTGGCCGATGAGATCAACGCCACACACATCAACGCTCCTTATCTACCGGGCATCACCCTGCCGGGTGCGATCCGCGCCACCACCGATGCCGCCGAGGCGCTCGACGGACTGACCACCGTGCTGCTCGCCGTGCCGTCCCAGACCTTGCGCACCAATCTCGACCGATGGCGTGGCCTGATCGCCGACGGCGCCACCCTGGTCAGCCTCGCCAAGGGCATCGAGCTCGGCAGCCTGATGCGGATGAGTCAGGTGATCGCGCAGGTCACCGCCGTCGACCCCAGCCAGGTGGCTGTCGTCTCCGGTCCCAACCTGGCCGACGAAATCGCCGACGAGCAACCGGCCGCAACCGTGGTGGCCTGCACCGATTCCGGTCGCGCGGTCGCACTGCAGCGCGCATTGAGCACCGGATACTTCCGGCCCTACACCAACGCCGACGTCATCGGCACCGAGATCGGCGGGGCCTGCAAGAACGTCATCGCGCTGGCCTGCGGTATGGCGGCGGGAGTGGGGCTGGGGGAGAACACCGCGGCCGCGATCATCACCCGGGGGCTGGCCGAGATCATGCGGTTGGGAATCGCGGTGGGCGCCAAGTCGGCGACCTTGGCCGGTCTTGCCGGCGTGGGCGATCTGGTCGCCACCTGCACGTCGAGCCATTCGCGCAATCGCAGCTTCGGCGAACGGCTCGGCCAGGGCGGGACCATGGAGGCGGCCCAACTGGCCGCCGGCGGCCACGTCGCCGAAGGCGTCGCATCGTGTGAGTCCATCCTGGCCCTGGCGTCCAGCTATGACGTCGAGATGCCACTCACCGATGCGGTCCACCGGGTATGCCATAAGGGTTTGTTGGTCGACCAGGCAGTGGCGCTGCTGCTGGGCCGCAGCACCAAACCGGAGTGA
- a CDS encoding uracil-DNA glycosylase codes for MTSTARPLTELIDEGWAQALAPVSEQVSQMGQFLRAEIAAGRRYLPAGPNVLRAFTFPFTEVRVLIVGQDPYPTPGHAVGLSFSVAPDVRPLPRSLSNIFSEYTADLGYPAPSNGDLTPWSQRGVMLLNRVLTVAPGTPASHRGKGWEAVTECAIRALVARDQPMVAILWGRDASTLKPMLGGGASGVDGSRCMAIESPHPSPLSASRGFFGSRPFSRANELLTGMGAEPIDWRLP; via the coding sequence GTGACTTCCACCGCGCGGCCGCTGACCGAACTCATCGATGAGGGTTGGGCGCAGGCACTGGCTCCGGTCAGCGAGCAGGTCTCGCAGATGGGGCAGTTCCTGCGTGCTGAGATCGCCGCCGGCCGACGCTACCTGCCGGCCGGGCCGAACGTGCTGCGCGCCTTCACCTTCCCGTTCACCGAGGTGCGGGTGCTGATCGTCGGCCAGGACCCGTACCCGACGCCGGGGCATGCGGTGGGCCTGAGTTTCTCGGTGGCCCCCGACGTGCGGCCGTTACCGCGCAGCTTGTCCAACATCTTCAGCGAATACACCGCCGATCTCGGCTACCCGGCGCCGTCCAACGGTGACCTCACGCCGTGGTCGCAGCGCGGCGTCATGCTGCTGAACAGGGTGCTGACCGTCGCGCCGGGCACCCCGGCGTCGCACCGGGGAAAGGGCTGGGAAGCGGTCACCGAATGCGCCATCCGGGCACTGGTCGCCCGCGATCAGCCGATGGTGGCGATCCTGTGGGGGCGCGATGCGTCGACACTCAAGCCGATGCTGGGGGGCGGCGCCTCAGGGGTTGACGGCAGCCGCTGTATGGCGATCGAATCACCGCATCCGTCGCCGTTGTCGGCGTCGCGGGGATTCTTCGGCTCGCGACCATTCAGCCGGGCCAACGAACTGTTGACCGGGATGGGTGCTGAGCCGATTGACTGGCGGCTGCCCTAA